From Pseudomonas alcaligenes, a single genomic window includes:
- a CDS encoding PAS domain S-box protein: MIRVLLWGCLLFASAWLQAAPAAELALPAEQRAWLAEHPRLRVGVVLQAPHAQYVRRQQQLSGLSVELMDLLARSLRVELVWHSFADQKALEAALQAGRIDLAPGLSQTPAGLRLWLFSDPYLRVPHLLVGERQGTGAVELEQLGAGDALAVRMPSPIADYLKGNYFNLNLRGQASDRQALQALLAQEVRYAVVDQAQLSRLTQESEFARLAVVGDVGLPQLLRIGTRRDWPQLAAVIDSALRELPAQQLEGLQQRWLSARTPGWGESARFWRSLGLLLGALLLLCAVLLAVLRRQRSGLERLLLEARQTLARREVAEEALRLAQFSIDHSTVGILWVNWDSRVRYANRAVTQMLGYADGALVERALEEIEPGLGMDRWLGLWRRVRAQEEGALSFESNCLRADGSLLPVDVSLSFLRFRDGEYLVAYLTDVTERRRAHAALEESEARLKGIAGNVPGLVFRLERPLPGAPVDFAFISEGAEQLVGYPAAQIMAADFGIRSLVHPEDRAAYHATQDAAIAAASDWQWQGRILTRDGRQRWADIKASARHLGGDHVVWDGVVWDISENKAIELELGESRAQLRELSAHLESVREEEKARIAREVHDELGQVLTVLKLETSMCELAFAGLDPALGERLESMKKLIANLFQLVRDVATALRPPILDAGIASAIEWQARRFEARTQIPCLVLVPEQLPALSDAKAIGLFRVLQEALTNVMRHARAHTVEVSLAVEGGQLCLTISDDGQGFAPSAVRAQSFGLVGMRERVLMLGGSLQIDSQPGEGTTLSVRVAVEQEVLAS; this comes from the coding sequence ATGATTCGAGTTCTTCTGTGGGGCTGCTTGCTGTTCGCTTCGGCCTGGCTGCAGGCGGCGCCGGCTGCCGAGCTGGCGCTGCCGGCGGAGCAGCGGGCCTGGCTCGCCGAGCATCCGCGGCTGCGGGTGGGCGTGGTACTGCAGGCGCCCCATGCGCAGTACGTGCGTCGCCAGCAGCAGCTGTCCGGCCTCAGTGTCGAGTTGATGGATCTGCTGGCGCGCAGCCTGCGGGTGGAACTGGTCTGGCACAGCTTCGCCGACCAGAAGGCGCTGGAGGCAGCGCTGCAGGCCGGGCGCATCGACCTGGCCCCGGGCCTCAGCCAGACGCCCGCCGGCCTGCGCCTGTGGCTGTTCTCCGATCCCTATCTGCGCGTGCCGCACCTGCTGGTCGGCGAGCGCCAGGGCACCGGTGCGGTGGAGCTGGAGCAGCTCGGCGCCGGCGATGCACTGGCAGTGCGCATGCCCAGCCCGATCGCCGATTACCTCAAGGGCAACTATTTCAACCTCAACCTGCGCGGCCAGGCTTCCGACCGCCAGGCCCTGCAGGCCCTGCTGGCGCAGGAAGTGCGCTATGCGGTGGTGGATCAGGCGCAGCTCAGCCGGCTGACCCAGGAGAGCGAGTTCGCCCGCCTGGCAGTGGTCGGCGATGTCGGCCTGCCGCAGCTGCTGCGCATCGGCACGCGGCGCGACTGGCCGCAGCTGGCCGCGGTGATCGACAGTGCCCTGCGCGAGCTGCCGGCGCAGCAGCTGGAGGGCCTGCAGCAGCGCTGGCTCAGTGCGCGCACCCCGGGCTGGGGCGAGTCGGCGCGCTTCTGGCGCAGCCTGGGTCTGCTGCTCGGCGCCCTGCTGTTGCTCTGCGCGGTACTGCTGGCGGTGCTGCGCCGCCAGCGCAGCGGCCTCGAACGCCTGCTGCTGGAGGCACGGCAGACCCTGGCCCGCCGCGAGGTGGCCGAGGAGGCGCTGCGCCTGGCGCAGTTCTCCATCGACCACAGCACGGTGGGCATTCTCTGGGTCAACTGGGACAGCCGGGTGCGCTACGCCAACCGCGCGGTGACGCAGATGCTCGGCTATGCCGATGGTGCCTTGGTCGAGCGGGCGCTGGAGGAGATCGAGCCGGGCCTGGGGATGGATCGCTGGCTGGGCCTGTGGCGGCGGGTGCGCGCTCAGGAGGAGGGCGCGCTGAGCTTCGAGAGCAACTGCCTGCGCGCCGACGGCAGCCTGCTGCCGGTGGACGTGTCGCTGAGCTTCCTGCGCTTTCGCGATGGCGAATACCTGGTGGCCTACCTCACCGATGTCACCGAGCGCCGCCGCGCCCATGCCGCCCTGGAGGAGAGCGAGGCGCGCCTCAAGGGCATCGCCGGCAACGTGCCGGGCCTGGTGTTCCGCCTGGAGCGCCCGCTGCCCGGCGCGCCGGTGGACTTCGCCTTTATCAGCGAGGGCGCCGAGCAGCTGGTGGGCTATCCGGCGGCGCAGATCATGGCGGCCGACTTCGGCATCCGCAGCCTGGTGCACCCGGAGGATCGCGCGGCCTACCACGCCACCCAGGATGCGGCCATCGCGGCGGCCAGCGACTGGCAGTGGCAGGGCCGCATCCTCACCCGCGACGGTCGCCAGCGCTGGGCCGACATCAAGGCCAGCGCCCGTCACCTGGGTGGCGACCATGTGGTGTGGGACGGCGTGGTCTGGGACATCAGCGAGAACAAGGCCATCGAGCTGGAGCTGGGCGAGTCGCGCGCCCAGCTGCGCGAGTTGTCGGCGCACCTGGAGAGCGTGCGGGAGGAGGAGAAGGCGCGCATCGCCCGCGAGGTGCACGACGAACTGGGCCAGGTGCTCACCGTGCTCAAGCTGGAGACCTCGATGTGCGAGCTGGCCTTCGCCGGCCTCGACCCGGCGCTGGGCGAGCGCCTGGAAAGCATGAAGAAACTGATCGCCAACCTGTTCCAGCTGGTGCGCGACGTGGCCACCGCGCTGCGCCCGCCGATCCTCGATGCCGGCATCGCCTCGGCCATCGAGTGGCAGGCGCGGCGTTTCGAGGCGCGCACGCAGATTCCCTGCCTGGTGCTGGTGCCCGAGCAGCTGCCGGCGCTGTCCGATGCCAAGGCCATCGGCCTGTTCCGCGTGCTGCAGGAGGCGTTGACCAACGTCATGCGGCATGCCCGCGCGCATACGGTGGAAGTGAGCCTGGCGGTGGAGGGCGGGCAGCTGTGCCTGACCATCAGCGACGATGGTCAGGGTTTCGCCCCGAGCGCGGTACGCGCACAATCCTTCGGCCTGGTCGGCATGCGCGAGCGCGTGCTGATGCTTGGCGGCAGTCTGCAGATCGACAGCCAGCCGGGGGAGGGCACCACGCTCAGCGTCAGGGTTGCAGTCGAGCAAGAGGTACTAGCGTCGTGA
- a CDS encoding ABC transporter substrate-binding protein, which translates to MTRVIKASLLLGLMGSAAPVWADYVTVISFGGANKDAQHAAFYEPFKAATGTAVVRGSYDGDLAKLRQMVQMSHVSWDVVEVEAPELARGCAEGLFEPLDSSMLGNPADYVPGTLQPCGVGIFVWSTVLAYNSGKLAGHPAGWADFWDVQKFPGKRGLRWGAKYNLEFALMADGVAPREVYQVLATPAGVERAFRKLDQLKAQIVWWKAGAEPVRALGEGRVVMSSAYNGRIAAAQGQQPQLALSWNGGIYDFDYWALPKGVWKAEQAKRFVSFASQAPQQKVFAERIAYGPVNNQATAQLDPQVLAGLPTAPQNLAQAVGMDATFWATNGQVLEQRFEQWAKR; encoded by the coding sequence ATGACAAGAGTGATCAAGGCCAGCCTGCTGCTGGGGCTGATGGGCAGTGCCGCGCCGGTGTGGGCGGACTACGTGACGGTGATTTCCTTCGGCGGGGCGAACAAGGATGCCCAGCACGCCGCGTTCTACGAACCGTTCAAGGCGGCCACCGGCACGGCGGTGGTACGCGGCTCCTACGACGGCGACCTGGCCAAGCTGCGGCAGATGGTGCAGATGAGCCATGTGTCCTGGGACGTGGTTGAAGTGGAGGCACCGGAGCTGGCCCGCGGCTGTGCCGAAGGCCTGTTCGAGCCGCTCGACAGCAGCATGCTCGGCAACCCCGCCGACTACGTGCCGGGCACCCTGCAGCCGTGCGGCGTGGGCATCTTCGTCTGGTCGACGGTGCTCGCCTACAACAGCGGCAAGCTGGCCGGGCATCCCGCCGGCTGGGCGGATTTCTGGGACGTGCAGAAATTCCCCGGCAAACGCGGCCTGCGCTGGGGCGCCAAGTACAACCTGGAGTTCGCCCTGATGGCCGACGGCGTGGCGCCGCGCGAGGTGTACCAGGTGCTGGCCACTCCGGCCGGGGTCGAGCGGGCGTTCCGCAAGCTCGACCAGCTCAAGGCACAGATCGTCTGGTGGAAGGCTGGTGCCGAGCCGGTGCGGGCCCTCGGTGAAGGCCGGGTGGTGATGAGCTCGGCCTACAACGGACGGATCGCCGCCGCCCAGGGCCAGCAGCCGCAGCTGGCGCTGAGCTGGAACGGCGGGATCTACGACTTCGACTACTGGGCCCTGCCCAAGGGCGTGTGGAAGGCCGAGCAGGCCAAGCGCTTCGTCAGCTTTGCCAGCCAGGCGCCGCAGCAGAAGGTGTTTGCCGAGCGCATCGCCTACGGTCCGGTGAACAACCAGGCCACCGCCCAGCTCGATCCGCAGGTGCTGGCCGGCCTGCCCACGGCGCCGCAGAACCTGGCGCAGGCGGTGGGCATGGACGCGACTTTCTGGGCCACCAATGGCCAGGTTCTGGAGCAGCGTTTCGAGCAGTGGGCCAAACGCTGA
- a CDS encoding ABC transporter ATP-binding protein produces the protein MAEISSSDVLVSFRGVQKSYDGENLIVKDLNLDIRKGEFLTLLGPSGSGKTTSLMMLAGFETPTAGEILLGGRAINNVPPHKRDIGMVFQNYALFPHMTVAENLAFPLSVRGMNKTDTSERVKRALSMVQLDNFRNRYPAQLSGGQQQRVALARALVFEPQLVLMDEPLGALDKQLREHMQMEIKHIHQRLGVTVVYVTHDQGEALTMSDRVAVFHQGEIQQIAPPRELYEAPKNTFVANFIGENNRISGQLLSRDGERCVVSLARGEKVEALAVNVGAPGEPVTLSIRPERVRLNGASEQCANRFSGRVEEFIYLGDHVRIRLEVCGKPDFFVKQPIAELDPALGVGDVVPLGWHVEHVRALDPLTAD, from the coding sequence ATGGCCGAGATTTCCTCCAGCGATGTACTCGTCAGCTTTCGTGGCGTGCAGAAGAGCTACGACGGCGAGAACCTGATCGTCAAAGACCTCAACCTGGATATCCGCAAGGGCGAGTTCCTCACCCTGCTCGGGCCGTCCGGTTCCGGCAAGACCACCAGCCTGATGATGCTGGCCGGTTTCGAGACCCCCACCGCCGGCGAGATCCTCCTGGGCGGGCGGGCGATCAACAACGTGCCGCCGCACAAGCGCGACATCGGCATGGTGTTCCAGAACTACGCGCTGTTCCCGCACATGACGGTGGCCGAGAACCTGGCCTTCCCGCTCAGCGTGCGCGGCATGAACAAGACCGACACCAGCGAGCGGGTCAAACGCGCGCTGTCCATGGTGCAGCTCGACAACTTCCGCAACCGTTACCCGGCGCAGCTCTCCGGCGGCCAGCAGCAGCGCGTGGCACTGGCCCGCGCGCTGGTGTTCGAGCCGCAGCTGGTGCTGATGGACGAGCCGCTCGGCGCGCTGGACAAGCAGCTGCGCGAGCACATGCAGATGGAGATCAAGCACATCCACCAGCGCCTGGGCGTGACCGTGGTCTACGTGACCCACGACCAGGGCGAGGCGCTGACCATGTCCGACCGCGTGGCGGTGTTCCACCAGGGCGAGATCCAGCAGATCGCTCCGCCGCGCGAACTTTACGAAGCGCCGAAGAACACCTTCGTCGCCAACTTCATCGGCGAGAACAACCGTATCAGTGGCCAGCTGCTCAGCCGTGACGGCGAACGCTGCGTGGTCAGCCTGGCGCGTGGCGAGAAGGTCGAGGCGCTGGCGGTGAATGTCGGCGCGCCCGGTGAACCGGTGACCCTGTCGATCCGCCCCGAGCGCGTGCGTCTCAACGGCGCCAGTGAGCAGTGCGCCAACCGCTTCTCCGGTCGTGTCGAGGAGTTCATCTACCTGGGCGATCACGTGCGCATCCGTCTGGAGGTGTGTGGCAAGCCCGATTTCTTCGTCAAGCAGCCGATCGCCGAGCTCGACCCCGCCCTGGGCGTGGGCGATGTGGTGCCGCTCGGCTGGCATGTGGAGCATGTCCGCGCGCTCGACCCGTTGACCGCGGACTGA
- a CDS encoding phosphoglycolate phosphatase — MFDLDGTLVDSVPDLAAAIDRMLVQLGRPAAGVEQVRDWVGNGARVLVRRALAGGIEHAAVGDAETEQALELFNEAYAGSHDLSTVYPGVRATLKWLKKQGVELALITNKPERFVAPLLDEMKLGRYFRWIVGGDTLPQQKPDPAALLFVMRLAGVEADKALFVGDSRNDVLAARAASVPCVALSYGYNHGRPIAEEQPAAVLDDLRQLLPGGCLEDDAKLMSPDSPIYPPPRDSIVVVARKQWTNVFKALARWRWRA; from the coding sequence ATGTTCGACCTGGACGGCACCCTGGTGGATTCGGTACCGGATCTGGCGGCTGCCATCGACCGCATGCTGGTGCAGCTCGGTCGCCCGGCGGCCGGCGTCGAGCAGGTGCGCGACTGGGTCGGCAACGGCGCCCGGGTGCTGGTACGCCGCGCCCTGGCCGGTGGCATCGAACATGCCGCGGTCGGTGATGCCGAGACCGAGCAGGCGCTCGAGCTGTTCAATGAGGCCTATGCCGGCAGCCACGACCTGAGCACCGTCTATCCCGGCGTGCGCGCCACCCTCAAGTGGCTGAAGAAGCAGGGCGTGGAACTGGCGCTGATCACCAACAAGCCGGAGCGTTTCGTCGCCCCGCTGCTGGACGAGATGAAGCTGGGCCGCTATTTCCGCTGGATAGTCGGCGGCGACACCCTGCCGCAGCAGAAGCCCGATCCGGCGGCGCTGCTGTTCGTCATGCGCCTGGCCGGCGTCGAGGCGGACAAGGCGCTGTTCGTCGGCGACTCGCGCAACGACGTGCTGGCCGCCCGTGCCGCCAGCGTACCCTGCGTGGCCTTGAGCTACGGCTACAACCACGGCCGGCCGATTGCCGAGGAACAGCCGGCGGCGGTGCTCGATGACCTGCGCCAGCTGCTGCCAGGTGGTTGCCTGGAAGACGACGCTAAGCTAATGTCGCCTGACTCTCCGATTTACCCGCCACCCAGAGACAGCATCGTGGTAGTTGCCCGCAAACAATGGACGAATGTCTTCAAGGCCCTGGCCCGTTGGCGCTGGCGCGCCTGA
- the djlA gene encoding co-chaperone DjlA, translated as MLWPSTLIGAAAGWALASIPGALLGALLGQLLDRQLRLQSWAQLRGLLVRAREMDDDELLFMLLGRLAKCDGRVLDSHIRMARSEMQRLGLDEAATRRAMDAFARGKLAEMALHGPLAALRRRPERGEVLLRTCWRMAWADGRVSPAEYQLIQEWGQALGWAQTALDGLADEYEPAKRSREPSPGDYQAALRLLGVQSDSEPAAIKRAYRRLLSRHHPDKLAGSGASAAQLRTATEKTRELQSAYELVRQRRGFR; from the coding sequence GTGCTCTGGCCTTCGACCCTGATCGGTGCCGCCGCGGGCTGGGCCCTGGCCAGCATCCCCGGCGCCCTGCTCGGTGCCCTGCTGGGCCAGTTGCTCGATCGCCAGCTGCGTTTGCAGTCCTGGGCGCAGCTGCGTGGCCTGCTGGTGCGCGCCCGCGAGATGGACGATGACGAGCTGCTGTTCATGCTTCTCGGCCGCCTGGCCAAGTGCGACGGGCGGGTGCTCGACAGCCATATCCGCATGGCGCGCAGCGAGATGCAGCGCCTCGGCCTGGACGAGGCGGCCACGCGCCGGGCGATGGATGCCTTCGCCCGCGGCAAGCTGGCCGAGATGGCGCTGCACGGGCCGCTGGCTGCGCTGCGCCGGCGCCCCGAGCGTGGCGAAGTGCTGCTGCGTACCTGCTGGCGCATGGCCTGGGCCGATGGCCGAGTGAGCCCGGCGGAGTATCAGTTGATCCAGGAATGGGGCCAGGCGCTGGGCTGGGCGCAGACAGCGCTGGACGGACTGGCCGACGAGTACGAGCCGGCCAAGCGCAGCCGCGAGCCATCGCCGGGCGACTACCAGGCGGCTTTGCGCCTGCTCGGGGTGCAGAGCGACAGCGAGCCGGCGGCGATCAAGCGCGCCTACCGTCGCCTGCTCAGCCGCCACCATCCGGACAAGCTGGCCGGCAGCGGCGCCAGTGCCGCGCAGCTGCGTACCGCCACGGAAAAGACCCGCGAGCTGCAGAGCGCCTACGAGCTGGTGCGCCAGCGCCGCGGCTTCCGCTGA
- the rpe gene encoding ribulose-phosphate 3-epimerase, with product MQPFAIAPSILSADFARLGEEVDKVLAAGADIVHFDVMDNHYVPNLTIGPMVCAALRKYGITAPIDAHLMVKPVDRIIGDFIEAGASYITFHPEASEHIDRSLQLIKAGGAKAGLVFNPATSLDALKYVMDKVDMILLMSVNPGFGGQKFIPGTLDKLREARALIDASGRDIRLEIDGGVNVQNIREIAAAGADTFVAGSAIFNQPDYKAVIDAMRAELAQVRA from the coding sequence ATGCAACCCTTCGCCATCGCTCCGTCGATTCTGTCCGCCGATTTCGCCCGTCTGGGCGAAGAAGTCGACAAGGTACTCGCCGCCGGCGCCGACATCGTTCACTTCGATGTGATGGACAACCACTACGTGCCCAACCTGACCATCGGCCCGATGGTCTGCGCGGCACTGCGCAAGTACGGCATCACCGCGCCGATCGACGCCCACCTGATGGTCAAGCCGGTCGACCGCATCATCGGCGACTTCATCGAAGCCGGCGCCAGCTACATCACCTTCCACCCGGAAGCCAGCGAGCACATCGACCGCTCCCTGCAGCTGATCAAGGCCGGCGGCGCCAAGGCCGGCCTGGTGTTCAACCCGGCCACCTCGCTGGACGCGCTGAAGTACGTGATGGACAAGGTCGACATGATCCTGCTGATGAGCGTCAACCCCGGCTTCGGCGGGCAGAAGTTCATTCCCGGTACCCTCGACAAGCTGCGCGAGGCGCGCGCCCTGATCGACGCCAGCGGCCGCGATATCCGCCTGGAGATCGACGGCGGGGTCAATGTGCAGAACATCCGCGAGATCGCCGCCGCGGGCGCCGACACCTTCGTCGCCGGCTCGGCGATCTTCAACCAGCCGGACTACAAGGCCGTGATCGACGCCATGCGCGCCGAACTGGCCCAGGTGCGCGCGTGA
- a CDS encoding ABC transporter permease, which translates to MLSPYKSPVERAWFWTHRSLCALVLLFLILPVLVIIPLSFNSGSFLVYPLQGFSLRWYADFFGSAEWMRSLTNSMIVAPAATVLAMVFGTLASIGLTRGEFRGKALVMSLLISPMVAPVVIVGVASYLFFAPLGLGNSYISLILVHAVLGVPFVIITVSATLQGFNYNLVRAAASLGASPLLAFRRVTLPLIAPGVISGALFAFATSFDEVVVTLFLAGPEQATLPRQMFSGIRENLSPTIAAAATLLIGFSIVMLLTLEWLRGRSEKMRTAAPE; encoded by the coding sequence ATGCTGAGTCCCTACAAATCGCCGGTGGAACGCGCCTGGTTCTGGACCCACCGCAGCCTGTGTGCGCTGGTGCTGCTGTTCCTGATCCTGCCGGTGCTGGTGATCATTCCACTGTCGTTCAACTCCGGCAGCTTCCTGGTCTACCCGCTGCAGGGCTTTTCCCTGCGCTGGTATGCCGACTTCTTCGGCTCGGCCGAATGGATGCGCTCGCTGACCAACAGCATGATCGTGGCGCCGGCCGCCACCGTGCTGGCCATGGTATTCGGCACCCTGGCCTCGATCGGCCTGACCCGCGGCGAGTTCCGTGGCAAGGCGCTGGTGATGAGCCTGCTGATTTCGCCGATGGTCGCCCCGGTGGTGATTGTCGGGGTGGCCAGCTACCTGTTCTTCGCCCCGCTGGGCCTGGGCAACAGCTACATCTCGCTGATCCTGGTGCATGCGGTGCTCGGCGTGCCGTTCGTCATCATCACCGTGTCCGCGACGCTGCAGGGCTTCAACTACAACCTGGTACGCGCCGCCGCCAGCCTGGGCGCCTCGCCACTGCTGGCGTTCCGTCGGGTGACCTTGCCGCTGATCGCCCCCGGGGTGATCTCCGGCGCGCTGTTCGCCTTCGCCACCTCGTTCGACGAAGTGGTGGTGACCCTGTTCCTCGCCGGCCCCGAGCAGGCCACCCTGCCACGGCAGATGTTCAGCGGTATCCGCGAGAACCTCAGCCCGACCATCGCCGCGGCGGCCACCCTGCTGATCGGCTTCTCCATCGTCATGCTGCTGACCCTGGAGTGGCTGCGCGGGCGCAGCGAGAAGATGCGTACCGCCGCTCCCGAGTGA
- a CDS encoding alpha/beta hydrolase family protein, whose translation MSPLLRPTLLALCLGLSCTAMLHAEEPASEEKPASAAASGEAAAPAQPATPAAAPREPLPERSSEDAAGLERQLPASEQQQLQAGDEHFLALWKPANAAESRGVIILVPGANESADWPSVIGPLRLKLPDSAWSTLSLSLPDSAPPPMPEAVLPRPIVAVSASTETPAAPPVEPASEPAAETPAGTDASGAAATPPATDTAATVPVVVDPSVRIFARLQAGLDYADQQGAKRVVLLGHGDGAYWAARFLAEQKPANLEHLLSIAAHQPEGSAPPLEELLPGLKLATGDFFYKDQPDDRSAAVKRLQASKRLAHPSYLQLALKALPGNQDAEQEQLYRRVRGWLDKQLPAKE comes from the coding sequence ATGTCCCCACTACTGCGCCCGACACTTCTGGCCCTCTGCCTGGGCCTGAGCTGCACCGCCATGCTGCACGCCGAAGAGCCTGCCAGCGAAGAGAAACCCGCCAGCGCTGCGGCCAGCGGCGAAGCTGCCGCTCCGGCCCAGCCCGCCACGCCCGCCGCCGCCCCGCGCGAGCCGCTGCCCGAGCGCAGCAGCGAAGACGCCGCCGGCCTGGAACGGCAACTGCCGGCCAGCGAGCAGCAACAGCTGCAGGCCGGCGACGAGCACTTCCTGGCCTTGTGGAAGCCGGCCAACGCCGCTGAGTCGCGCGGTGTGATCATCCTGGTGCCCGGTGCCAACGAGAGCGCCGACTGGCCCAGCGTGATCGGCCCGCTGCGCCTGAAACTGCCGGACAGCGCCTGGAGCACCCTGAGCCTGAGCCTGCCCGACAGCGCTCCGCCACCCATGCCGGAAGCCGTGCTGCCGCGGCCGATTGTGGCGGTCAGCGCCTCCACCGAGACACCCGCCGCGCCGCCGGTCGAACCGGCCAGCGAGCCAGCTGCCGAGACGCCCGCCGGCACTGACGCCAGCGGCGCAGCAGCAACCCCGCCCGCCACCGACACAGCGGCCACAGTACCCGTAGTGGTCGACCCCAGCGTGCGCATCTTCGCCCGCCTGCAGGCCGGCCTCGACTACGCCGACCAGCAGGGCGCCAAGCGCGTGGTGCTGCTCGGCCATGGCGATGGCGCCTACTGGGCCGCGCGCTTTCTCGCCGAGCAGAAACCGGCCAACCTCGAGCACCTGCTGAGCATCGCCGCCCACCAGCCGGAGGGTTCGGCCCCGCCGCTGGAAGAGCTGCTGCCCGGCCTCAAGCTGGCCACCGGCGATTTCTTCTACAAGGATCAGCCGGACGATCGCAGCGCCGCGGTCAAACGCCTGCAGGCCAGCAAGCGCCTGGCCCACCCGAGCTACCTGCAGCTGGCGCTCAAGGCTCTGCCAGGCAATCAGGATGCCGAGCAGGAACAGCTCTACCGGCGCGTGCGCGGCTGGCTGGACAAGCAGCTGCCGGCAAAGGAATAA
- a CDS encoding ABC transporter permease, which produces MAETVSLTEFAGLTLKQKLARAERINRLKAQGLILPLLVFLVLVFLLPIGILLYKSVENPEVVQALPRTVQAIGAWDGRGLPEEAAYQALALDLADARKNQTIGDLSKRLNMELAGYRSLMAKTGRALPFKQEPASYKDALESLDERWGDPAYWQVIRRNDSGLTPYYLLAALDHRIDDLGELAPATPDQAIYLDIFARTFWMGLVITAICLVLAYPLAYLLANLPTRTSNLLMILVLLPFWTSILVRVAAWIVLLQSGGLINSALMAMGIIDQPLQLVFNRTGVYVAMVHIMLPFMILPIFSVMKGISPSYMRAAISLGCHPFASFWRVYFPQTLAGVGAGCLLVFILSIGYYITPALLGSPGDQMISYFVAFYTNTTINWGMATALGGLLLLATMLLYVVYSWLVGASRLRLG; this is translated from the coding sequence ATGGCTGAAACCGTCTCCCTCACCGAATTTGCCGGCCTCACCCTGAAGCAGAAGCTGGCCCGTGCCGAGCGGATCAACCGTCTCAAGGCGCAGGGGCTGATCCTGCCGCTGCTGGTGTTCCTGGTGCTGGTGTTCCTCCTGCCGATCGGCATCCTGCTCTACAAGAGCGTGGAAAACCCGGAAGTGGTGCAGGCCCTGCCGCGCACCGTACAAGCCATCGGCGCCTGGGATGGGCGCGGCCTGCCGGAAGAGGCGGCCTACCAGGCGCTGGCCCTCGACCTCGCCGATGCGCGCAAGAACCAGACGATTGGCGACCTGTCCAAGCGCCTCAACATGGAGCTGGCCGGCTACCGCAGCCTGATGGCCAAGACCGGCCGCGCCCTGCCGTTCAAGCAGGAGCCGGCGTCCTACAAGGATGCCCTGGAGAGCCTCGACGAGCGCTGGGGCGACCCGGCCTACTGGCAGGTGATCCGCCGCAACGACAGCGGCCTGACCCCTTACTACCTGCTGGCGGCCCTCGATCATCGCATCGACGACCTCGGCGAGCTGGCCCCGGCCACTCCGGATCAGGCCATCTACCTGGACATCTTCGCCCGTACCTTCTGGATGGGCCTGGTGATCACCGCCATCTGCCTGGTGCTGGCCTATCCGCTGGCCTACCTGCTGGCCAACCTGCCGACCCGTACCAGCAACCTGCTGATGATCCTGGTGCTGCTGCCGTTCTGGACTTCGATCCTGGTGCGGGTGGCGGCGTGGATCGTGCTGCTGCAGTCGGGCGGGCTGATCAACAGCGCGCTGATGGCCATGGGCATCATCGATCAGCCGCTGCAGCTGGTGTTCAACCGCACCGGGGTCTACGTGGCGATGGTGCACATCATGCTGCCGTTCATGATCCTGCCGATCTTCAGTGTGATGAAGGGCATTTCGCCGAGCTACATGCGCGCCGCGATTTCCCTCGGCTGCCACCCGTTCGCCAGCTTCTGGCGGGTGTACTTTCCGCAGACCCTGGCCGGCGTCGGCGCCGGTTGCCTGCTGGTGTTCATCCTGTCCATCGGCTACTACATCACCCCGGCCCTGCTGGGCAGCCCGGGCGACCAGATGATCAGCTACTTCGTCGCCTTCTATACCAACACCACCATCAACTGGGGCATGGCCACGGCCCTCGGCGGCCTGCTGCTGCTGGCCACCATGCTGCTCTACGTGGTGTACAGCTGGCTGGTGGGCGCCAGTCGCCTGCGTCTGGGTTGA
- a CDS encoding response regulator translates to MIRVLVAEDHTIVREGIKQLIGLAKDLAVAGEACNGEQLLETLRHTPCEVVLLDISMPGVNGLEAIPRIRALHQAPAILVLSMHDEAQMAARALKAGAAGYATKDSDPALLLTAIRKVASGGRYIDPELADRMVFEVGLTDSRPPHALLSEREFSVFERLVQGEGVNEIAQQLSVSSKTISTHKARLMQKLNLHSVADLVRYAVEHKLL, encoded by the coding sequence GTGATTCGCGTATTGGTCGCCGAAGACCACACCATCGTCCGCGAGGGCATCAAGCAGCTGATCGGCCTGGCCAAGGATCTCGCCGTGGCCGGCGAGGCCTGCAATGGCGAGCAGTTGCTCGAGACCCTGCGCCACACCCCCTGCGAGGTGGTGCTGCTGGATATCTCCATGCCCGGGGTCAACGGCCTGGAAGCGATTCCGCGGATCCGCGCGCTGCACCAGGCGCCGGCGATCCTGGTGCTGTCCATGCACGACGAGGCGCAGATGGCCGCCCGTGCCCTCAAGGCCGGCGCCGCCGGCTACGCGACCAAGGACAGCGACCCGGCGCTGCTGCTCACGGCGATCCGCAAGGTCGCCAGCGGCGGTCGCTACATCGATCCGGAGCTGGCCGACCGCATGGTCTTCGAGGTCGGCCTGACCGACTCGCGGCCGCCCCATGCGCTGCTCTCCGAGCGCGAGTTCTCGGTGTTCGAGCGCCTGGTGCAGGGCGAGGGGGTCAACGAGATCGCCCAGCAGCTGTCGGTCAGCAGCAAGACCATCAGCACCCACAAGGCGCGCCTGATGCAGAAGCTCAACCTGCACTCGGTGGCCGACCTGGTGCGCTACGCGGTGGAGCACAAGCTGCTCTAA